A stretch of Girardinichthys multiradiatus isolate DD_20200921_A chromosome 20, DD_fGirMul_XY1, whole genome shotgun sequence DNA encodes these proteins:
- the fam83c gene encoding protein FAM83C gives MISSEGLRPATGCRKPLGKLASRLEEVKNPWREGSKLELSHNEAARLATDALLEHGEKEYRRVLAEERELNFLSPLEIRYISQHAVSRTSDPDSCNDRDDGDADAVSELTSGTYFPMMSDDEPPMLELGWPETPVGFGPSETQIYFQRDKTHNMKDLIRSMINRAKKVIAVVMDIFTDVDLMCDLMEASNKRRVPVYILLDEKNLSYFTDMCVALDVQNSHLNNMRIRTVCGDTYCTRGGKKFTGQVLERFMIIDCEEVIAGSYSFTWLSAQVHSNMVMHFSGCIADSFDREFRCLYADSQIIDRFNTKDEEMPYYPSYQPFLAPGISMGIAGPLGLDLYSDRQRDRSCSENSSSQSSNSVSSIKMAPGMTSNVYKVTQVHEKESASSSLQSPERRTGGALRVGGQALGLRGSPNGGTSHNPITDRQLPTYAQSTSIEWNKPNPVEHLRANIGSASTKFQGLGLYDLKPTLFQSSPNTNLNHKIQTPFPLNDTIHTPKQRTPPSQLLNKMSDKLLPFSSKDKETYNFRRSPSPLNSSPWGGPELSQPEPESQQCPPPPMSPPGLMSRQDQKRMTLGHSKLDLVNHYNKLKTKQVYSRFELKSKN, from the exons ATGATCAGCTCCGAAGGGCTGCGGCCCGCCACCGGCTGCAGGAAGCCGCTGGGGAAGCTCGCCTCCCGCCTGGAGGAGGTGAAGAACCCGTGGAGGGAGGGCTCCAAGCTGGAGCTGAGCCACAACGAGGCGGCCCGGTTGGCCACGGACGCGCTGCTGGAGCACGGAGAGAAGGAGTACCGGAGAGTCCTGGCCGAGGAGCGGGAGCTGAACTTCCTGTCCCCGCTGGAGATCCGCTACATCAGCCAGCATGCGGTCAGCAGGACCTCCGACCCCGACAGCTGCAACGACCGGGACGACGGGGACGCGGACGCCGTGTCCGAGCTCACCTCCGGGACATACTTCCCCATGATGTCCGACGACGAGCCGCCGATGCTGGAGCTCGGCTGGCCGGAGACCCCGGTGGGGTTCGGACCGTCAGAGACCCAGATCTACTTCCAGAGGGACAAGACCCACAACATGAAAGACCTGATCAGGTCCATGATCAATAGGGCTAAAAAG GTCATCGCCGTGGTGATGGACATCTTTACAGACGTGGACCTGATGTGTGACCTGATGGAGGCGTCCAACAAGCGGCGAGTCCCCGTCTACATCCTGCTGGACGAGAAGAACCTGAGCTACTTTACAGACATGTGTGTGGCGCTGGACGTTCAGAACTCACACCTGAAT aacATGCGGATTCGCACTGTTTGTGGTGACACATACTGCACCAGAGGTGGGAAGAAGTTCACCGGTCAGGTCCTGGAGAGGTTCATGATCATCGACTGTGAGGAGGTCATTGCAGGCTCATACAG TTTCACCTGGTTGTCGGCTCAGGTGCACAGCAACATGGTGATGCATTTCTCAGGTTGCATCGCAGACAGCTTCGATCGGGAGTTTCGCTGTCTGTATGCCGACTCGCAGATAATCGACAGATTCAACACAAAAGATGAAGAGATGCCTTATTACCCATCATACCAGCCCTTTCTGGCCCCTGGGATAAGCATGGGGATCGCTGGGCCCCTGGGACTGGACTTATACTCTGACAG GCAGCGGGACAGGAGTTGTTCTGAAAACTCCAGCAGCCAATCAAGTAACAGCGTGTCCAGTATTAAGATGGCTCCTGGAATGACCTCAAACGTCTACAAAGTCACTCAGGTTCATGAGAAGGAGTCAGCCAGCTCGTCTCTCCAAAGCCCAGAGCGAAGAACTGGAGGTGCACTAAGAGTAGGAGGACAAGCCTTGGGGCTGCGAGGTTCTCCAAATGGGGGAACCAGTCACAACCCCATTACCGATCGCCAATTACCAACTTATGCTCAATCAACAAGCATTGAGTGGAACAAGCCCAACCCAGTTGAACACTTGCGAGCAAATATTGGCAGCGCTTCCACTAAATTTCAGGGACTGGGCTTGTATGACCTCAAACCCACCTTGTTTCAAAGCAGCCCAAACACAAACCTGAACCATAAGATCCAGACACCTTTCCCACTCAATGATACTATACACACCCCGAAGCAAAGGACACCCCCCAGCCAGCTCCTCAACAAAATGTCCGACAAACTCCTGCCATTCTCTTCCAAAGATAAAGAGACCTACAACTTCCGTAGGTCACCATCCCCTCTGAACTCCTCACCCTGGGGGGGACCAGAGCTCTCTCAGCCAGAACCAGAGAGCCAGCAGTGCCCGCCACCGCCAATGTCTCCGCCGGGGCTCATGAGTCGCCAGGACCAGAAGCGAATGACGTTAGGCCACAGCAAGTTGGACCTGGTGAACCACTACAACAAGCTGAAAACTAAGCAGGTTTACAGCCGCTTTGAGCTCAAGagcaaaaactga